A genomic segment from Acidimicrobiales bacterium encodes:
- a CDS encoding LLM class flavin-dependent oxidoreductase, with amino-acid sequence MKLSLVFPETRSLDAVRDLAVTTEAQGFHGMWLGSAFGFDPIMALALAGSATSRLSLGVAVIPSWPRHPVVAAQQAATANAACAGRFRLGVGPSHGPVMQMYGIEMDRPVSHSREYLDVVRTLLHTGAVDHEGERFRVQGFLDIEGAGIGSPTTAPPVLLAVLRTQMARVAGGHADGALCWLTPAPYLAEVVAPAIRQGADDTGRDAPPPLVAELPCALATDREAVHAMAAADLGIYPQMPYYRNMFEAAGVELDGRRWSDDMIDAAVVWGDADRIGEKVAALFAAGADEVVLSPFGVGAAADASQAECIAVLSELART; translated from the coding sequence ATGAAGCTCTCACTGGTGTTCCCCGAGACCCGCAGCCTCGATGCCGTGCGCGATCTCGCCGTCACGACCGAGGCGCAGGGCTTCCACGGGATGTGGCTGGGCTCTGCGTTCGGATTCGACCCGATCATGGCGCTGGCCCTGGCCGGCTCTGCCACCAGCCGGCTCTCGCTCGGCGTCGCCGTGATCCCCAGCTGGCCTCGCCATCCGGTGGTCGCAGCCCAGCAGGCGGCAACGGCCAACGCCGCCTGCGCCGGGCGGTTCCGGCTCGGCGTCGGCCCCAGCCACGGACCGGTCATGCAGATGTACGGCATCGAGATGGACCGGCCGGTGTCGCACAGCCGCGAGTATCTCGACGTCGTCCGCACGCTTCTGCACACCGGTGCGGTCGACCACGAGGGCGAGCGCTTCCGGGTGCAGGGGTTCCTCGACATAGAGGGGGCCGGGATCGGGTCGCCGACCACCGCACCACCGGTGCTGCTCGCCGTGTTGCGCACCCAGATGGCCCGTGTGGCGGGGGGACACGCAGACGGCGCGCTGTGCTGGCTCACACCGGCGCCCTACCTGGCCGAGGTGGTGGCACCGGCGATACGTCAGGGCGCAGACGACACCGGCCGCGACGCGCCACCCCCGCTCGTGGCCGAGCTGCCGTGCGCGCTCGCCACCGACCGTGAAGCGGTGCACGCAATGGCGGCCGCCGACCTGGGCATCTATCCGCAGATGCCCTATTACCGGAACATGTTCGAGGCCGCCGGCGTCGAGCTCGACGGTCGCCGCTGGAGCGACGACATGATCGACGCGGCCGTGGTGTGGGGCGACGCCGACCGCATCGGCGAGAAGGTTGCGGCGTTGTTCGCGGCCGGGGCCGACGAGGTGGTGCTGTCGCCGTTCGGCGTGGGTGCCGCCGCCGACGCG